A single window of Ischnura elegans chromosome 8, ioIscEleg1.1, whole genome shotgun sequence DNA harbors:
- the LOC124163628 gene encoding nuclear envelope phosphatase-regulatory subunit 1-like isoform X1, with amino-acid sequence MTVERNIDTLDKITDLKAFERRLTEVIACLQPATIRWRILLAVVSICTAAGAWHWLSDPQTSAVSFTQSLWNHPYFTLASIILVILFVMGIHKRVIAPSIITARTRLVLAEFNMSCDDTGKLLLKPRPTTNT; translated from the exons ATGACAGTGGAGAGAAACATTGATACATTGGACAAAATTACAG ACTTGAAGGCTTTTGAGAGGCGGTTGACTGAAGTCATTGCATGTTTACAGCCAGCAACCATCAGGTGGAGGa TTCTCCTTGCTGTGGTGTCGATTTGTACAGCAGCTGGGGCTTGGCATTGGCTCTCTGATCCACAGACATCTGCAGTGTCATTTACCCAGTCATTATGGAATCATCCATACTTTACCCTTGCCAGTATTATTCTTG TAATCCTGTTTGTGATGGGCATTCACAAGAGAGTGATTGCTCCTTCGATCATCACTGCAAGGACACGTCTCGTCTTAGCCGAATTCAACATGTCTTGCGACGACACAGGCAAGCTGCTCCTCAAACCGCGTCCGACCACAAACACTTGA
- the LOC124163628 gene encoding nuclear envelope phosphatase-regulatory subunit 1-like isoform X2, with the protein MSLEQTACEDLKAFERRLTEVIACLQPATIRWRILLAVVSICTAAGAWHWLSDPQTSAVSFTQSLWNHPYFTLASIILVILFVMGIHKRVIAPSIITARTRLVLAEFNMSCDDTGKLLLKPRPTTNT; encoded by the exons ATGTCGCTGGAGCAGACAGCATGTGAAG ACTTGAAGGCTTTTGAGAGGCGGTTGACTGAAGTCATTGCATGTTTACAGCCAGCAACCATCAGGTGGAGGa TTCTCCTTGCTGTGGTGTCGATTTGTACAGCAGCTGGGGCTTGGCATTGGCTCTCTGATCCACAGACATCTGCAGTGTCATTTACCCAGTCATTATGGAATCATCCATACTTTACCCTTGCCAGTATTATTCTTG TAATCCTGTTTGTGATGGGCATTCACAAGAGAGTGATTGCTCCTTCGATCATCACTGCAAGGACACGTCTCGTCTTAGCCGAATTCAACATGTCTTGCGACGACACAGGCAAGCTGCTCCTCAAACCGCGTCCGACCACAAACACTTGA
- the LOC124163628 gene encoding nuclear envelope phosphatase-regulatory subunit 1-like isoform X3 — MNRAHDLKAFERRLTEVIACLQPATIRWRILLAVVSICTAAGAWHWLSDPQTSAVSFTQSLWNHPYFTLASIILVILFVMGIHKRVIAPSIITARTRLVLAEFNMSCDDTGKLLLKPRPTTNT, encoded by the exons ATGAACAGGGCCCACG ACTTGAAGGCTTTTGAGAGGCGGTTGACTGAAGTCATTGCATGTTTACAGCCAGCAACCATCAGGTGGAGGa TTCTCCTTGCTGTGGTGTCGATTTGTACAGCAGCTGGGGCTTGGCATTGGCTCTCTGATCCACAGACATCTGCAGTGTCATTTACCCAGTCATTATGGAATCATCCATACTTTACCCTTGCCAGTATTATTCTTG TAATCCTGTTTGTGATGGGCATTCACAAGAGAGTGATTGCTCCTTCGATCATCACTGCAAGGACACGTCTCGTCTTAGCCGAATTCAACATGTCTTGCGACGACACAGGCAAGCTGCTCCTCAAACCGCGTCCGACCACAAACACTTGA